One window of the Ureibacillus sp. FSL W7-1570 genome contains the following:
- the hisS gene encoding histidine--tRNA ligase encodes MAFKVPRGTQDILPEQTPKWQKIESVLRELARVYRYKEIRTPIFEHTELFQRSVGDTTDIVQKEMYTFEDRGGRSLTLRPEGTASTVRAYVEHKMYGAPEQPVKLSYMGPMFRYERQQAGRYRQFVQFGVEAIGSADPAIDAEIISFAMDIYQTLGLKDLKLVINSLGDKETRDAHRTALINHFKPSIHEFCDDCKNRLEKNPLRILDCKVDREHPLMETAPKLTDYLTPPSKEYFDQVKKYLDVLGIEYEVDPNLVRGLDYYNHTAFEIMSTAEGFGAITTLCGGGRYNGLVEEIGGPSVPGIGFALSIERLLLALEAEGVELEVNDGLDAYIVALGDEAKLKAVELISSFRLKGISADMDYMMRKMKAQMKSADRLQAKFVVIIGEEELEEGIVVVKHMETGNQEKVQINEIVNFLKQQLS; translated from the coding sequence ATGGCTTTTAAAGTACCTAGAGGAACACAGGATATTTTGCCGGAACAAACGCCAAAGTGGCAAAAAATCGAGTCCGTTTTACGGGAATTGGCACGTGTTTATCGATATAAAGAAATACGGACACCAATCTTTGAACATACGGAACTTTTTCAACGGAGTGTAGGGGATACGACGGATATCGTTCAAAAGGAAATGTATACCTTTGAAGACCGGGGCGGCCGTTCATTGACATTGCGGCCGGAAGGAACAGCTTCCACGGTTCGCGCCTATGTGGAACATAAAATGTATGGTGCTCCGGAACAGCCGGTGAAACTGTCATACATGGGGCCGATGTTCCGCTATGAGCGTCAGCAGGCAGGACGATACCGCCAGTTTGTACAATTTGGCGTTGAAGCCATCGGAAGCGCAGATCCTGCCATCGATGCGGAAATCATCTCATTTGCAATGGATATTTATCAAACATTGGGATTAAAAGATTTAAAATTGGTCATCAATTCTTTAGGGGACAAAGAAACGAGAGATGCCCACAGAACAGCGCTCATCAACCATTTCAAACCAAGCATCCATGAATTTTGCGATGACTGTAAAAACCGATTGGAAAAAAATCCATTGCGCATTTTGGACTGCAAAGTGGACCGGGAGCATCCACTGATGGAAACAGCTCCGAAATTGACGGATTATTTGACACCGCCATCAAAAGAGTATTTTGATCAAGTGAAAAAGTATTTGGATGTATTGGGCATCGAATATGAGGTTGATCCAAATCTGGTGCGCGGATTGGATTATTACAACCATACCGCCTTTGAAATTATGAGCACTGCAGAAGGATTTGGCGCCATTACAACCTTATGCGGAGGCGGAAGATATAATGGCCTTGTGGAAGAAATCGGAGGGCCAAGTGTTCCGGGAATCGGATTTGCCTTATCCATTGAACGGTTGCTCCTCGCTTTGGAAGCAGAGGGTGTGGAATTGGAAGTCAATGATGGGCTTGATGCCTACATCGTTGCCCTTGGAGATGAAGCGAAACTGAAAGCGGTGGAACTTATCAGCTCCTTCCGGTTAAAAGGGATTTCGGCGGATATGGACTACATGATGCGCAAAATGAAAGCGCAAATGAAATCCGCGGACCGTCTGCAAGCGAAATTTGTTGTCATCATTGGCGAGGAAGAGCTTGAAGAAGGCATAGTGGTAGTGAAACATATGGAAACCGGCAATCAAGAAAAAGTCCAAATCAATGAAATTGTTAATTTCTTAAAACAACAATTAAGTTAA
- a CDS encoding bifunctional (p)ppGpp synthetase/guanosine-3',5'-bis(diphosphate) 3'-pyrophosphohydrolase — protein MAKEQILTPEDVFAKVKTYMNDEHVEFVKKAYEVAKEAHKEQTRKSGEPYIIHPIQVAGILADLQMDPETVAAGFLHDVVEDTSVTREDLVAEFGEEVAMLVDGVTKLGKIKYLSKEEQQAENHRKMFVAMAQDIRVILIKLADRLHNMRTLKHLSAEKQRRISQETLEIFAPLAHRLGISKVKWELEDTALRYLNPQQYYRIVSLMKRKRTEREAYLENVMAEIRSQLKEVNIEAEIYGRPKHIYSIYRKMVLQNKEFNEIYDLLAVRIIVDSIKDCYAVLGIVHTLWKPMPGRFKDYIAMPKQNLYQSLHTTVIGPYGDPLEVQIRTKEMHKIAEYGIAAHWAYKEGKTVNPNKESIDQKLTWFREILEFQNESSNAEEFMEALKLDLFSDMVYVFTPKGDVIELPAGSVPIDFAYRVHTEVGNRTIGAKVNGKMVPLDTPLKTGDIVEILTSKQSFGPSRDWLKIAQSSQARNKIKQFFKKHLREENVLKGKELIEKEIKAQEFDVKEVLSEENLQRVLNKLNFANEEDLYAAVGVGGITPQQVVNRLAEKKRREREKEEALEKLQKEMQSQKQKKSSGEMGVVVKGIDNLLVRLSRCCTPVPGDEIVGFITKGRGVSVHRKDCPNVQSGCEDRLIEVEWEHSDTSMKKEYPVDIEISAFDRPGILNDVMHAVTETKVNILAVSGRAAHDKIATLHLTLAISNISVLHKVVEKIKQMPDIYSVQRVIN, from the coding sequence ATGGCGAAGGAGCAAATTTTGACGCCCGAAGATGTATTCGCAAAAGTAAAAACTTATATGAATGATGAGCACGTCGAATTTGTGAAAAAAGCTTATGAGGTGGCAAAAGAAGCGCATAAGGAACAAACTCGTAAATCGGGAGAACCATATATCATTCATCCAATTCAAGTGGCGGGAATTTTGGCGGATCTCCAAATGGATCCGGAAACGGTGGCTGCAGGCTTCCTTCATGATGTGGTGGAAGATACTTCGGTTACCCGGGAAGATTTGGTGGCCGAGTTTGGGGAAGAAGTGGCCATGCTCGTCGATGGTGTCACAAAATTAGGAAAAATTAAATATTTATCAAAAGAAGAGCAGCAAGCAGAAAATCATCGAAAAATGTTTGTTGCAATGGCACAGGATATTCGTGTCATTTTGATTAAATTAGCTGACCGCCTTCACAATATGCGTACGTTAAAGCATTTATCCGCAGAAAAGCAGCGTCGGATTTCCCAAGAAACGTTGGAAATTTTCGCTCCTCTTGCCCATCGCCTCGGAATTTCGAAGGTGAAATGGGAGTTGGAAGATACGGCTCTCCGCTATTTAAATCCTCAGCAATATTATCGAATCGTCAGCTTAATGAAAAGAAAACGTACGGAACGGGAAGCGTATTTGGAAAATGTCATGGCAGAAATCCGCTCCCAATTAAAAGAAGTCAATATTGAAGCAGAAATCTACGGCCGTCCGAAACATATTTATAGTATTTATCGGAAAATGGTTCTGCAAAATAAAGAGTTCAATGAAATTTATGATTTATTGGCTGTCCGTATCATTGTTGATAGCATCAAAGATTGCTATGCGGTTTTAGGGATTGTTCATACCCTTTGGAAGCCGATGCCTGGCCGTTTCAAAGATTATATCGCCATGCCGAAACAGAACTTGTATCAATCCCTTCATACGACGGTCATTGGTCCATATGGGGATCCGTTGGAAGTGCAAATCCGCACGAAAGAAATGCACAAAATCGCGGAATACGGGATTGCTGCGCACTGGGCATATAAAGAAGGGAAAACGGTCAATCCAAATAAGGAAAGCATCGACCAAAAACTCACTTGGTTCCGTGAAATTTTGGAGTTCCAAAACGAATCTTCCAATGCGGAAGAGTTTATGGAAGCGCTCAAATTGGATTTATTTTCCGATATGGTTTATGTGTTTACGCCAAAAGGGGATGTCATTGAATTGCCTGCAGGCAGCGTTCCAATCGATTTTGCGTATCGTGTGCATACGGAGGTTGGAAACCGTACCATCGGCGCCAAAGTGAATGGTAAAATGGTGCCTCTTGATACGCCGCTGAAAACGGGCGATATTGTTGAAATATTGACATCCAAACAATCCTTTGGCCCAAGCAGGGACTGGTTGAAAATTGCGCAAAGTTCCCAGGCGCGAAACAAAATCAAACAATTCTTCAAAAAGCACTTGCGCGAAGAAAATGTGCTAAAAGGAAAAGAATTGATTGAAAAAGAAATAAAAGCCCAAGAATTTGATGTAAAAGAAGTTCTATCCGAAGAGAATTTGCAACGGGTTTTAAATAAATTGAATTTTGCCAATGAAGAAGATTTATATGCTGCGGTCGGCGTCGGGGGAATCACTCCTCAGCAGGTGGTGAACCGCCTTGCCGAGAAAAAACGAAGAGAGCGTGAAAAGGAAGAAGCTCTTGAAAAACTTCAAAAAGAGATGCAAAGCCAGAAACAGAAGAAAAGCAGCGGGGAAATGGGCGTTGTTGTCAAAGGGATCGACAATTTATTGGTCCGATTATCCCGATGCTGTACGCCGGTCCCTGGAGACGAAATCGTCGGATTCATTACAAAAGGCAGGGGGGTCTCCGTTCACCGCAAAGATTGTCCGAACGTGCAATCCGGCTGTGAAGACCGTTTGATTGAAGTGGAATGGGAACATAGCGACACATCCATGAAAAAAGAATATCCTGTCGATATTGAAATTTCCGCATTTGACCGGCCTGGAATTTTAAATGACGTCATGCATGCCGTGACAGAAACGAAAGTGAATATTTTGGCGGTTTCCGGTCGCGCGGCCCATGATAAGATTGCAACGCTTCATTTGACTTTGGCAATTTCGAACATTTCCGTATTGCATAAAGTGGTTGAAAAAATAAAACAAATGCCGGATATTTATTCTGTGCAACGGGTGATAAATTAG
- a CDS encoding adenine phosphoribosyltransferase, with product MDLKEYIAIVEDFPKEGISFKDITPLMDNGAAFKYAVDKIVEFAKEVEAEIIVGPEARGFIIGCPVAYALNIGFAPVRKPGKLPREVVSVEYDLEYGTNVLAMHKDAVSPGQKVLIIDDLLATGGTVDATIQIVEKLGGKVVGCAFLIELTELNGRERIGNYPIKTLIQY from the coding sequence ATGGATTTAAAAGAATATATTGCGATTGTGGAAGACTTTCCAAAAGAAGGGATCAGCTTTAAAGATATTACACCATTGATGGATAATGGGGCGGCATTCAAATATGCGGTTGACAAAATTGTTGAATTTGCAAAAGAGGTCGAAGCGGAAATCATCGTTGGACCGGAAGCGCGGGGATTCATTATCGGCTGCCCAGTGGCATACGCTTTGAACATCGGTTTTGCGCCGGTTCGTAAACCAGGAAAATTGCCAAGGGAAGTCGTGAGTGTGGAATATGATTTGGAATATGGGACGAATGTTCTTGCCATGCACAAAGATGCCGTTTCACCCGGCCAAAAAGTGTTAATCATTGATGATTTGCTTGCAACTGGCGGCACGGTGGATGCAACGATCCAAATCGTTGAAAAACTTGGAGGCAAAGTGGTTGGTTGTGCATTTCTCATTGAGCTGACAGAATTAAATGGCCGCGAAAGAATTGGAAATTATCCTATCAAAACATTGATCCAATATTGA
- a CDS encoding SH3 domain-containing protein, producing the protein MKRTLFFLCIMLIVTSLTTYLPSFVSADNKENRIVHAEKLHLREGPGLSYPILDTLEQNEKLKVLDSEGDWLYVETGGKKGWVASWLTQKEQNRDAKKYAVIQVDHLNIRLEPSLDSPVIGQLFTGEQVAVQDERDQWVQIQYQQSTGWVSSDFITIKEEKYEESNNATEEPERIEAEEADHFTITVDAVIVRKKPNLKSKKLGIANKGEEYTVLDRDHHWLQIDFHGKKGWIYSFYGSFDSAAKDEDNQSNRITIIYNGTNIREEPSTSSNVLMNAQAGEQYDVITVDGDWYKIQLPNDEIGYVAGWVVSTNGQPQLEEKKEKRKKGTLNGVTIVLDPGHGGNDQGTAGLRNTIEKEITLKTAELLRSKLQQAGANVYLTRESDVYVGLQKRVAMAHQQAADAFISIHYDASEDRTISGFTTYYYHSYQESLAQYVHEGVAKQLSLRDRGVQKGNYLVLRENKQNAVLLELGYLSNPGEEKVINTDRFREQATMGIYEGILKYFDDQLK; encoded by the coding sequence ATGAAGCGAACATTATTTTTTCTCTGCATCATGCTAATCGTTACAAGCTTAACTACATATCTTCCATCCTTTGTTTCAGCGGACAATAAAGAAAACCGCATTGTCCATGCTGAAAAATTGCATTTGCGGGAAGGTCCCGGTTTATCCTACCCAATCCTCGATACCCTTGAACAAAATGAAAAGTTGAAGGTGTTGGATTCCGAGGGGGATTGGCTTTACGTCGAAACCGGCGGGAAGAAAGGCTGGGTGGCTTCCTGGTTGACACAAAAAGAGCAAAATCGGGATGCAAAAAAATATGCGGTTATCCAAGTCGATCACTTAAATATTCGGCTGGAACCATCCCTTGATTCTCCAGTGATCGGACAACTATTTACAGGAGAGCAGGTGGCCGTGCAAGACGAGAGGGATCAATGGGTTCAAATCCAGTATCAGCAATCCACCGGTTGGGTTTCTTCGGATTTTATTACGATAAAAGAAGAAAAGTATGAAGAAAGCAATAACGCGACTGAAGAACCCGAAAGAATCGAAGCAGAGGAAGCGGATCATTTCACAATCACCGTCGATGCGGTCATCGTGCGAAAAAAACCGAATTTAAAATCGAAAAAACTGGGTATTGCGAATAAAGGCGAGGAATATACAGTCCTGGATCGGGATCACCATTGGCTTCAAATCGATTTTCACGGCAAAAAAGGATGGATTTACAGCTTTTACGGATCTTTTGACTCGGCAGCAAAGGATGAAGACAATCAATCGAATCGGATTACAATCATTTACAATGGTACAAATATCCGAGAAGAACCCAGCACTTCATCCAATGTGTTAATGAATGCCCAAGCCGGTGAGCAATATGATGTCATAACCGTAGATGGCGATTGGTACAAAATTCAGCTTCCGAATGATGAAATCGGGTATGTGGCTGGTTGGGTCGTTTCCACCAATGGACAACCACAATTGGAGGAAAAGAAAGAGAAACGGAAAAAAGGGACATTGAATGGTGTTACCATCGTGCTTGACCCTGGACATGGCGGGAACGACCAGGGAACCGCCGGACTCCGAAACACCATTGAAAAAGAAATCACTTTAAAAACCGCTGAACTGTTAAGATCCAAATTGCAGCAAGCGGGGGCAAACGTGTATTTAACCCGGGAATCCGATGTGTACGTCGGGCTCCAAAAGAGGGTGGCAATGGCCCATCAGCAGGCGGCGGACGCCTTCATCAGCATCCATTATGATGCCAGTGAAGACCGCACCATCTCGGGATTTACAACCTATTATTACCACTCTTATCAGGAATCCCTTGCCCAATATGTGCACGAAGGGGTGGCAAAGCAGTTGTCATTGCGTGACCGTGGCGTGCAGAAAGGGAATTATTTAGTCTTGAGGGAAAATAAACAAAATGCCGTTTTGCTGGAGTTGGGCTATTTAAGCAATCCTGGCGAAGAGAAAGTGATCAATACAGACCGCTTCCGTGAACAGGCAACCATGGGCATTTATGAAGGAATATTAAAATATTTTGATGATCAGTTAAAATAA
- the aspS gene encoding aspartate--tRNA ligase, translating to MAQRTHYCGELREEHHGQQVVLKGWVQRRRDLGSLIFVDVRDRTGIVQVVFGDEAPEAREIADKIRNEYVVEIEGQVVLRDPSQVNPNIKTGNIEVVASNIHIINTSKTPPFAIEDYVDINEDVRLKYRYLDLRRPVMYNTFKLRSDVTRTIRNFLQNDGFLEVETPILTKSTPEGARDYLVPSRVHEGEFYALPQSPQLFKQLLMVAGFEKYFQIARCFRDEDLRADRQPEFTQVDIETSFMSMDEIIDMTERMLAAVMKEVKGIEVQTPFPRMTYQEAMDRFGSDKPDVRFGLELINLTDIVKDCNFKVFTSAVEKGGVVKAINVKGANDKFTRKDIDALTEFVAIYGAKGLAWIKVTEEGFTGPIAKFFEGQIVEDIKKATDAEPGDLLLFGADDASIVAASLGALRNKLGKELGLIDESQFAFLWVTDWPLLEWDEEEKRYTAAHHPFTRPFDEDIELMDTDPGKVRAQAYDIVLNGYELGGGSLRIFERDLQEKMFQLLGFTKEQAQEQFGFLLEAFEYGVPPHGGIAMGLDRLVMILAGRNNLRDTIAFPKTATASCLLTEAPSPVSPKQLKELHIKVDLPE from the coding sequence ATGGCACAAAGAACACATTATTGTGGAGAATTGAGAGAAGAACATCATGGACAGCAGGTGGTTTTAAAAGGTTGGGTACAACGCCGCAGAGATTTGGGAAGCCTGATTTTCGTTGATGTTCGCGACCGTACGGGCATCGTGCAAGTGGTATTTGGCGATGAAGCCCCTGAAGCCCGTGAAATTGCGGATAAAATCAGAAATGAATATGTAGTGGAAATAGAAGGACAAGTTGTGCTTCGCGACCCAAGCCAAGTCAACCCAAACATTAAAACAGGAAATATCGAAGTCGTTGCATCAAACATCCATATCATCAACACGTCAAAAACTCCTCCATTTGCCATTGAGGATTACGTGGATATCAACGAAGATGTCCGTTTAAAATACCGTTATTTGGATTTAAGAAGACCTGTGATGTACAACACATTCAAATTGCGTTCGGATGTAACCCGTACAATCCGCAACTTCTTGCAAAATGACGGATTCTTGGAAGTGGAAACACCGATTTTGACAAAATCCACTCCTGAAGGTGCACGTGACTATTTAGTTCCATCCCGTGTGCATGAAGGGGAATTTTACGCCCTTCCACAATCACCGCAATTATTCAAACAATTATTGATGGTGGCAGGATTTGAAAAATATTTCCAAATCGCCCGCTGTTTCCGTGATGAAGACTTGCGTGCAGACCGTCAACCGGAATTTACCCAAGTGGATATCGAAACTTCTTTCATGTCCATGGATGAGATTATCGATATGACGGAACGCATGCTGGCTGCGGTGATGAAAGAAGTAAAAGGCATTGAAGTGCAAACGCCATTCCCGCGCATGACTTACCAAGAAGCGATGGATCGTTTCGGTTCCGACAAACCGGATGTTCGCTTTGGCTTGGAATTAATCAACCTCACTGACATTGTAAAAGATTGCAACTTTAAAGTATTTACAAGTGCGGTTGAAAAAGGCGGCGTTGTCAAAGCCATTAACGTCAAAGGTGCAAATGACAAGTTTACCCGCAAAGATATCGATGCGTTGACTGAATTTGTTGCGATTTACGGTGCCAAAGGATTGGCTTGGATCAAAGTGACGGAAGAAGGATTTACTGGCCCTATCGCTAAATTCTTTGAAGGCCAAATTGTAGAAGATATTAAGAAAGCAACAGATGCAGAACCTGGAGACTTATTATTGTTCGGAGCAGATGATGCTTCCATCGTTGCCGCTTCTCTTGGCGCATTGCGCAACAAACTAGGAAAAGAGTTAGGCTTAATCGATGAATCCCAATTTGCCTTCCTTTGGGTGACAGATTGGCCATTGCTTGAATGGGATGAAGAGGAAAAACGTTATACAGCGGCCCACCATCCATTCACTCGTCCATTTGATGAAGATATCGAATTGATGGATACGGATCCTGGAAAAGTACGCGCCCAAGCTTACGATATCGTGTTGAACGGGTACGAATTGGGCGGAGGTTCATTGCGGATTTTCGAAAGAGACTTGCAAGAAAAAATGTTCCAACTATTAGGATTTACGAAAGAACAAGCCCAAGAACAATTCGGATTCTTGCTTGAAGCCTTTGAATACGGCGTGCCTCCTCATGGCGGAATCGCAATGGGCCTTGACCGTTTAGTGATGATTCTGGCAGGCCGCAACAACTTGAGAGATACGATTGCCTTCCCGAAAACAGCCACAGCCAGCTGCTTGTTGACGGAAGCGCCAAGCCCGGTATCGCCAAAACAATTGAAAGAATTGCACATCAAAGTCGATCTTCCAGAATAA
- the recJ gene encoding single-stranded-DNA-specific exonuclease RecJ: MIESTKTWKIQRPDEMFVQQLQKELDISSLAAKILASRVQNIDEAKDIFYTDDDHLHNPYLLSGMKEAVERIELALERGEKILIYGDYDADGITSTTVMLNVLLDLGADVDYEIPNRFVHGYGPHEELFRKAHENGIQLIITVDNGISGIEPIRLAKELGMDVIVTDHHEPGDELPPADVIVHPRIPEGHYPFGELAGVGVAFKLAHALYGEVPEHLFEYVAIGTIADLVPLRGENRYLAKKGIEYIRHSNRPWVQALCEVSGVKQHEIDEEVIGFYFGPRLNAIGRLDDAKPGVEFLMSEDMQSAAVGAKLLNQKNNERKDFVNEITKEAIEIIENNPEIGNSLVLVVAKEGWHAGVIGIVASRLVEKYYKPTIVLSIDPETGLAKGSARSIDGFHLYNELAKNRDILPHFGGHPMAAGMTLSVDNIDELRNRLHQQASECLTEELLTPKLSIDVLVDLSEATVEAIEEVQALKPFGVGFEKPIFAIQQVSVRSMRKIGANEDHIKMELENAHGIIDAVGFNKGHLYNEITYGVKLSVAGDLQINEWQGRKKAQFFISDVQTSEWQLFDYRGKANVNQLLKTIPMESAFVAFREETVQYFRGMLPSVQFIGDGISDSVSPYLVLLDLPKQLHEMEMLIENVKPKRIYAFFYTPNSLFFNGMPTRKHFAHYYTLLKSRPFVDLNEHIPHLSRHLGLNGENIKFMTKVFFELGFVTIENGLITVNQFAEKRSLAEAATYQLRKQQIELEQQFLYSTYSELKQWFNERIKDFSYS; this comes from the coding sequence ATGATAGAGTCTACGAAAACGTGGAAGATTCAGAGACCCGATGAAATGTTTGTTCAACAACTTCAAAAGGAATTGGACATTTCCAGTTTAGCTGCAAAAATATTGGCTTCAAGAGTCCAAAATATTGATGAAGCGAAGGATATTTTCTATACAGATGACGATCATTTACATAACCCTTATTTGTTATCGGGAATGAAAGAAGCGGTGGAACGCATTGAGCTCGCCCTGGAACGGGGAGAAAAAATATTGATCTACGGAGATTATGATGCAGACGGTATTACAAGTACAACGGTCATGCTCAATGTGCTGCTTGATTTGGGAGCGGATGTTGACTACGAAATCCCGAACCGCTTTGTCCATGGCTACGGCCCGCATGAAGAATTGTTCAGAAAGGCCCATGAAAATGGAATTCAATTGATTATTACCGTCGATAATGGGATTAGCGGGATTGAACCGATTCGGCTGGCGAAAGAGCTTGGCATGGATGTCATTGTAACGGACCATCATGAACCGGGGGATGAGCTTCCACCTGCAGACGTTATCGTTCATCCGAGAATTCCGGAAGGGCATTATCCTTTTGGCGAATTGGCGGGGGTAGGAGTGGCATTTAAACTGGCTCACGCTTTATATGGAGAAGTGCCTGAACATTTATTCGAGTATGTGGCAATTGGTACCATTGCGGATTTGGTGCCATTGAGAGGGGAAAATCGGTACCTTGCAAAAAAGGGGATTGAATATATCCGGCATTCAAACCGGCCATGGGTTCAGGCATTATGTGAGGTCTCAGGTGTGAAACAGCATGAAATCGATGAAGAGGTCATCGGATTTTATTTTGGCCCCCGTTTAAATGCGATTGGCCGTTTGGATGATGCAAAACCCGGCGTGGAATTTTTAATGAGTGAGGATATGCAAAGCGCTGCGGTTGGTGCAAAATTATTAAATCAAAAAAATAATGAACGGAAAGACTTTGTCAATGAGATAACCAAAGAAGCCATTGAGATCATTGAAAACAATCCTGAAATAGGGAACTCCTTAGTGCTGGTCGTTGCAAAGGAAGGGTGGCATGCGGGCGTCATTGGGATTGTTGCTTCCCGTTTGGTGGAGAAATATTACAAACCAACGATTGTCTTATCCATCGATCCGGAGACCGGCCTTGCGAAAGGCTCCGCAAGAAGCATCGACGGATTCCATCTTTACAATGAACTTGCGAAAAACCGGGATATTCTCCCTCATTTTGGGGGCCACCCGATGGCTGCCGGGATGACATTATCCGTTGACAATATCGATGAATTGCGGAATCGTCTCCATCAGCAAGCATCGGAATGTTTGACCGAAGAATTGTTGACTCCAAAGTTGTCGATAGATGTGCTGGTCGATTTAAGTGAGGCTACGGTGGAAGCCATTGAAGAAGTGCAGGCATTGAAACCCTTTGGCGTCGGGTTTGAAAAGCCGATATTTGCGATTCAGCAAGTTTCTGTCCGATCGATGCGAAAAATCGGGGCGAACGAAGATCATATTAAAATGGAACTGGAAAATGCCCATGGAATCATTGATGCGGTCGGATTCAACAAAGGCCATTTGTATAATGAAATCACTTATGGCGTTAAATTGTCCGTTGCCGGAGATTTGCAAATCAACGAATGGCAAGGCCGGAAAAAGGCGCAATTTTTCATTTCGGATGTCCAAACTTCCGAGTGGCAATTATTCGATTATCGGGGAAAAGCAAATGTGAATCAATTGTTGAAAACGATCCCCATGGAATCTGCCTTTGTGGCTTTTCGGGAGGAAACGGTCCAGTACTTCCGCGGAATGCTGCCATCCGTACAGTTCATCGGGGATGGGATCTCTGATTCCGTTTCGCCGTATCTGGTGTTACTGGACTTGCCAAAACAGCTTCATGAAATGGAAATGCTGATTGAAAACGTCAAACCAAAGCGGATTTATGCATTTTTTTATACACCAAATTCTCTGTTCTTTAACGGGATGCCGACACGCAAACATTTTGCGCATTATTACACGTTGCTAAAGAGCCGTCCATTTGTTGACTTGAACGAGCATATCCCCCATTTATCTAGACATCTGGGATTGAATGGGGAAAACATTAAATTTATGACAAAGGTGTTTTTTGAACTCGGTTTTGTTACAATAGAAAATGGTTTGATTACAGTGAATCAATTTGCCGAAAAACGCTCCCTTGCAGAAGCGGCCACATATCAATTGCGCAAACAGCAAATCGAATTGGAACAACAGTTTTTGTATTCCACTTATTCTGAGTTGAAGCAATGGTTTAATGAACGAATCAAGGATTTTTCATATTCCTAA
- the dtd gene encoding D-aminoacyl-tRNA deacylase — translation MRVVLQRSKEAKVTVDGKVTGQIEKGYVLLVGITHSDTMDDANYLAKKVAEIRLWEDEQGKMNHSIKEHGGEILSVSQFTLYAETKKGRRPSFVEAARPEQAEPLWNAFNEALREQGLKVATGIFGAMMEVSLVNDGPVTIILESK, via the coding sequence ATGAGAGTTGTTTTGCAACGCAGCAAAGAAGCAAAAGTGACAGTGGATGGAAAAGTGACAGGGCAAATCGAAAAAGGATATGTATTGCTTGTCGGCATTACCCATTCGGATACAATGGACGATGCGAACTATTTAGCGAAGAAAGTGGCGGAAATCCGTCTTTGGGAAGATGAACAAGGGAAAATGAACCATTCCATTAAAGAGCATGGAGGGGAAATTTTATCCGTCTCCCAATTCACTTTGTATGCTGAAACGAAAAAGGGGAGAAGGCCGAGCTTTGTGGAAGCTGCCCGGCCGGAGCAGGCGGAACCCCTATGGAACGCTTTTAATGAAGCATTGCGGGAACAAGGGTTAAAAGTGGCAACGGGCATTTTCGGTGCCATGATGGAAGTGTCCCTTGTCAATGATGGCCCGGTGACAATCATTCTGGAATCAAAGTAA